The Macrobrachium nipponense isolate FS-2020 chromosome 1, ASM1510439v2, whole genome shotgun sequence genome includes a window with the following:
- the LOC135219025 gene encoding uncharacterized protein LOC135219025, translating into MKVSDDQCKDKENIFESERGKTYTNNKWPWWRSRFFCWLLGADMVNPEDLPQIKQFLPAELENHKFWIGGHNADESQKFPVWKSVYGKRIWSDQANFTSIPRDSPKANCLAADGNDEHRFQALDCEDKIMTVCQQRYKD; encoded by the exons ATGAAAGTGTCAGATGACCAATGTAAAGacaaagaaaacatttttgaATCTGAAAGG GGAAAAACCTACACGAACAACAAATGGCCTTGGTGGAGGTCCAGGTTCTTTTGCTGGCTGCTGGGCGCTGATATGGTTAATCCTGAGGATCTCCCGCAGATAAAACAGTTCCTTCCAGCAG aatTAGAAAACCACAAGTTCTGGATTGGCGGTCACAATGCAGACGAGTCACAGAAGTTTCCAGTCTGGAAGTCCGTCTACGGCAAAAGAATCTGGAGCGACCAGGCCAACTTCACCTCGATTCCCAGAGACTCGCCTAAGGCCAACTGCCTGGCGGCTGACGGCAACGACGAGCACCGTTTCCAAGCGCTCGATTGCGAAGACAAGATTATGACTGTGTGCCAACAGCGATACAAGGACTGA